One stretch of Lytechinus variegatus isolate NC3 chromosome 17, Lvar_3.0, whole genome shotgun sequence DNA includes these proteins:
- the LOC121431244 gene encoding uncharacterized protein LOC121431244 has translation MLTAMYHLRDLKEIRAKKNSALGTREILSTKEAARKERNPSSFGLGEASIFSDKYRGPPEGDDAFRNLSIISFRYDTLFARRGLTHSIANVEDDVLTFDTSDILKPLSNVTIEESSLVHKIQQKQRDATFNCVIRIAKYCSSRCDYLVKGKHSREWTPFRCKLSEFCRFETRFIGNLTKEVMKTIDVVFFIPGFRDVRLKQVMAARPPGQLWVLCAKESPQHDPDYAPRGLTGNPFNLTMTYVRDSDIYFPYATVRKLGKPNKHPPDIPKKSKLIAWMASNCKPYYWKRTELVKAIQRNISVDIYGKCGTGRLAHDKTIETLEQYKFYLAFENSECRDYITEKVWKNCLSQGIVPIVYGSTREGYEKSLPRNSFISVEDFSNMSEFVDYIHALDKDDTRYMKYFDWRRDGAVQFHSPSAFRGSRPELHFCYLVKKLIYVFVHPENSWQKRNPDFASWWRGQCADYSVEKTILGFNTHRSREEQAIIDASMRRGDIEM, from the coding sequence ATGCTGACGGCGATGTACCATTTAAGAGACCTGAAAGAGATAAGAGCGAAGAAGAATTCTGCATTGGGCACCCGAGAGATACTCAGCACCAAGGAAGCAGCTCGAAAAGAAAGGAATCCTTCATCGTTTGGTTTGGGGGAAGCCTCAATATTCTCGGACAAGTATAGAGGTCCACCTGAGGGAGATGACGCTTTTCGAAATCTCAGTATTATATCATTTAGATATGACACACTGTTTGCTCGTAGAGGTCTAACTCACAGCATTGCTAATGTGGAAGACGATGTTCTGACGTTCGATACATCTGACATTTTAAAACCACTATCGAATGTGACCATTGAAGAAAGCAGCTTGGTTCATAAAATCCAACAAAAACAGAGAGACGCTACCTTTAACTGTGTCATCAGGATTGCCAAGTATTGTTCCTCTCGTTGTGATTATCTAGTTAAAGGTAAACATTCGAGAGAATGGACGCCATTCAGATGTAAACTCAGTGAGTTCTGTAGGTTTGAGACTCGTTTTATAGGTAACCTCACCAAGGAGGTAATGAAGACCATCGATGTTGTCTTCTTCATACCCGGATTTCGGGACGTTCGTCTGAAGCAAGTAATGGCTGCAAGACCACCAGGACAACTCTGGGTGCTTTGCGCCAAAGAGAGTCCTCAGCATGACCCAGATTATGCTCCTCGAGGTCTAACAGGAAACCCTTTCAATCTCACCATGACGTATGTCAGGGACAGTGACATTTACTTCCCATACGCCACCGTGCGGAAACTTGGGAAGCCAAATAAACATCCTCCAGATATTCCAAAGAAATCCAAGCTGATAGCTTGGATGGCATCCAACTGCAAACCGTATTATTGGAAACGAACTGAACTGGTGAAGGCGATACAAAGGAATATCTCAGTGGATATATACGGCAAGTGCGGTACGGGAAGACTTGCCCATGATAAAACCATCGAGACGCTCGAGCAATACAAATTCTATTTAGCGTTTGAAAATAGTGAATGCCGGGATTACATCACGGAGAAGGTGTGGAAGAATTGCCTTTCTCAGGGGATCGTACCAATCGTCTACGGATCAACGCGAGAAGGCTACGAGAAATCACTCCCAAGGAATTCCTTCATCTCCGTAGAGGATTTCAGTAACATGAGCGAATTTGTAGATTATATTCACGCACTGGATAAAGACGACACGcgttacatgaaatatttcgaCTGGAGAAGGGACGGCGCGGTGCAGTTTCACTCTCCATCTGCGTTCAGAGGTAGTAGACCGGAACTGCATTTCTGTTACCTCGTCAAAAAACTAATCTACGTCTTTGTACATCCAGAGAACTCTTGGCAGAAAAGAAATCCAGATTTTGCTTCTTGGTGGCGGGGGCAATGTGCCGATTATTCTGTTGAGAAAACCATTCTGGGGTTTAATACCCATCGGTCAAGAGAAGAACAGGCAATCATTGATGCATCTATGAGGCGCGGAGACATTGAAATGTAG
- the LOC121431113 gene encoding regucalcin-like isoform X2, with product MAIVNTLCIFATPPWICCFLCNYNRTSNYLKIGDYCDVMAIEVVLKDMGELLEGPHWDDVTNTLIYVDITKKLIHSYNPVTKEAKKVVVHSEIGAAVPTSSGRTLASVGREVGYVDWETGKFETFCEVDIKKSARFNDCKCDPSGRFWVGSMDKKSFAGCAEEYKGQGSLYCVHPDKTVRECVQNVDISNGMAWAYGVDAFDYNNETGEIANRRQVIGFPKGGSFPDGMCIDDEGMLWIAMFGGWSVHRFNPRTGEKLYTIKFPTKNITSCCWGGANRDELYVACAKVYLTEEELKEQETAGSVFRVTGLGVKGVKCDVFSEN from the exons ATGGCTATAGTCAATACTCTGTGTATCTTTGCTACGCCTCCGTGGATTTGCTGTTTTTTATGCAACT ATAATAGGACTTCTAATTATCTGAAGATCGGAGATTATTGTGACGTCATGGCTATCGAAGTTGTTCTGAAGGATATGGGGGAGCTTTTGGAAGGCCCCCATTgggatgacgtcacaaatacaCTTATTTACGTTGATATCACTAAGAAGCTCATTCACAGCTACAACCCGGTAACGAAGGAGGCCAAGAAGGTTGTTGTCC ATTCCGAAATCGGGGCAGCTGTCCCCACATCTAGCGGGAGGACTCTGGCAAGTGTCGGGAGAGAGGTGGGCTACGTCGACTGGGAGACCGGGAAATTCGAAACATTTTGTGAAGTCGATATCAAAAAGAGTGCGCGGTTCAATGATTGTAAGTGCGACCCGTCGGGAAGATTCTGGGTAG GTTCGATGGATAAGAAATCGTTTGCGGGCTGCGCCGAAGAATATAAAGGACAGGGCTCCCTCTATTGTGTACATCCTGACAAGACAGTCCGTGAATGCGTACAGAAT GTTGATATTTCAAATGGCATGGCGTGGG CCTACGGTGTGGATGCTTTTGATTATAACAACGAAACCGGTGAAATTG CTAACAGACGTCAGGTGATTGGTTTCCCCAAAGGAGGTAGTTTTCCCGATGGAATGTGTATTGATGATGAAGGTATGTTATGGATAGCCATGTTCGGCGGTTGGTCGGTTCATCGATTCAATCCAAGAACAG GCGAAAAACTTTATACCATCAAATTCCCGACGAAGAATATAACAAGCTGCTGTTGGGGCGGGGCCAATCGCGATGAACTTTACGTGGCGTGTGCAAAGGTTTACCTCACTGAAGAAGAATTGAAGGAACAGGAAACTGCTGGATCCGTCTTCCGGGTCACTGGTCTCGGGGTCAAAGGGGTCAAGTGTGACGTATTCAGTGAGAATTAA
- the LOC121431113 gene encoding regucalcin-like isoform X1: MAIVNTLCIFATPPWICCFLCNYNRTSNYLKIGDYCDVMAIEVVLKDMGELLEGPHWDDVTNTLIYVDITKKLIHSYNPVTKEAKKVVVHSEIGAAVPTSSGRTLASVGREVGYVDWETGKFETFCEVDIKKSARFNDCKCDPSGRFWVGSMDKKSFAGCAEEYKGQGSLYCVHPDKTVRECVQNVDISNGMAWASDHKTMYYIDSLTYGVDAFDYNNETGEIANRRQVIGFPKGGSFPDGMCIDDEGMLWIAMFGGWSVHRFNPRTGEKLYTIKFPTKNITSCCWGGANRDELYVACAKVYLTEEELKEQETAGSVFRVTGLGVKGVKCDVFSEN; this comes from the exons ATGGCTATAGTCAATACTCTGTGTATCTTTGCTACGCCTCCGTGGATTTGCTGTTTTTTATGCAACT ATAATAGGACTTCTAATTATCTGAAGATCGGAGATTATTGTGACGTCATGGCTATCGAAGTTGTTCTGAAGGATATGGGGGAGCTTTTGGAAGGCCCCCATTgggatgacgtcacaaatacaCTTATTTACGTTGATATCACTAAGAAGCTCATTCACAGCTACAACCCGGTAACGAAGGAGGCCAAGAAGGTTGTTGTCC ATTCCGAAATCGGGGCAGCTGTCCCCACATCTAGCGGGAGGACTCTGGCAAGTGTCGGGAGAGAGGTGGGCTACGTCGACTGGGAGACCGGGAAATTCGAAACATTTTGTGAAGTCGATATCAAAAAGAGTGCGCGGTTCAATGATTGTAAGTGCGACCCGTCGGGAAGATTCTGGGTAG GTTCGATGGATAAGAAATCGTTTGCGGGCTGCGCCGAAGAATATAAAGGACAGGGCTCCCTCTATTGTGTACATCCTGACAAGACAGTCCGTGAATGCGTACAGAAT GTTGATATTTCAAATGGCATGGCGTGGGCGAGTGATCACAAAACTATGTATTACATCGATTCGCTGACCTACGGTGTGGATGCTTTTGATTATAACAACGAAACCGGTGAAATTG CTAACAGACGTCAGGTGATTGGTTTCCCCAAAGGAGGTAGTTTTCCCGATGGAATGTGTATTGATGATGAAGGTATGTTATGGATAGCCATGTTCGGCGGTTGGTCGGTTCATCGATTCAATCCAAGAACAG GCGAAAAACTTTATACCATCAAATTCCCGACGAAGAATATAACAAGCTGCTGTTGGGGCGGGGCCAATCGCGATGAACTTTACGTGGCGTGTGCAAAGGTTTACCTCACTGAAGAAGAATTGAAGGAACAGGAAACTGCTGGATCCGTCTTCCGGGTCACTGGTCTCGGGGTCAAAGGGGTCAAGTGTGACGTATTCAGTGAGAATTAA
- the LOC121431113 gene encoding regucalcin-like isoform X3, producing the protein MAIEVVLKDMGELLEGPHWDDVTNTLIYVDITKKLIHSYNPVTKEAKKVVVHSEIGAAVPTSSGRTLASVGREVGYVDWETGKFETFCEVDIKKSARFNDCKCDPSGRFWVGSMDKKSFAGCAEEYKGQGSLYCVHPDKTVRECVQNVDISNGMAWASDHKTMYYIDSLTYGVDAFDYNNETGEIANRRQVIGFPKGGSFPDGMCIDDEGMLWIAMFGGWSVHRFNPRTGEKLYTIKFPTKNITSCCWGGANRDELYVACAKVYLTEEELKEQETAGSVFRVTGLGVKGVKCDVFSEN; encoded by the exons ATGGCTATCGAAGTTGTTCTGAAGGATATGGGGGAGCTTTTGGAAGGCCCCCATTgggatgacgtcacaaatacaCTTATTTACGTTGATATCACTAAGAAGCTCATTCACAGCTACAACCCGGTAACGAAGGAGGCCAAGAAGGTTGTTGTCC ATTCCGAAATCGGGGCAGCTGTCCCCACATCTAGCGGGAGGACTCTGGCAAGTGTCGGGAGAGAGGTGGGCTACGTCGACTGGGAGACCGGGAAATTCGAAACATTTTGTGAAGTCGATATCAAAAAGAGTGCGCGGTTCAATGATTGTAAGTGCGACCCGTCGGGAAGATTCTGGGTAG GTTCGATGGATAAGAAATCGTTTGCGGGCTGCGCCGAAGAATATAAAGGACAGGGCTCCCTCTATTGTGTACATCCTGACAAGACAGTCCGTGAATGCGTACAGAAT GTTGATATTTCAAATGGCATGGCGTGGGCGAGTGATCACAAAACTATGTATTACATCGATTCGCTGACCTACGGTGTGGATGCTTTTGATTATAACAACGAAACCGGTGAAATTG CTAACAGACGTCAGGTGATTGGTTTCCCCAAAGGAGGTAGTTTTCCCGATGGAATGTGTATTGATGATGAAGGTATGTTATGGATAGCCATGTTCGGCGGTTGGTCGGTTCATCGATTCAATCCAAGAACAG GCGAAAAACTTTATACCATCAAATTCCCGACGAAGAATATAACAAGCTGCTGTTGGGGCGGGGCCAATCGCGATGAACTTTACGTGGCGTGTGCAAAGGTTTACCTCACTGAAGAAGAATTGAAGGAACAGGAAACTGCTGGATCCGTCTTCCGGGTCACTGGTCTCGGGGTCAAAGGGGTCAAGTGTGACGTATTCAGTGAGAATTAA